A window of Pseudomonas guangdongensis contains these coding sequences:
- a CDS encoding LysR family transcriptional regulator has protein sequence MSHDPLSGQLALFLDSLECGSFSAAARRHQLTPSAVARRIDALERQLGSPLFQRSTHALRATPAGLAFAVRARRILDELQLARAEAVSLGSAPEGLIRIDAPAPFGRRHLAPAIAEFLAAYPGLDVQLRLIDSFVDLQGEHLGQVDLVLRIGPLADTRLVATALAPMRRIACASPAYLKRRGTPSDPRQLAEHDGLDWDRLGPPHAWRFEVAGQLRQIRPTRLRMTANNAETLLCGALAGLGIAHLPTWLISDHLLRGELLPLFCDNGLPAPEPSGIYALRLPQPASSRTRLLLEFLRQRFGPAPPWDTALQGGFAAR, from the coding sequence ATGTCCCACGATCCGCTCAGCGGCCAGCTGGCCCTGTTTCTCGACAGCCTGGAGTGCGGCAGCTTCTCCGCCGCCGCGCGCCGCCACCAGCTCACTCCCTCGGCGGTGGCGCGGCGCATCGATGCGCTGGAGCGCCAGCTTGGCAGCCCGCTGTTCCAGCGCAGCACCCATGCCCTGCGCGCCACTCCGGCCGGACTGGCCTTCGCGGTGCGCGCCCGGCGCATCCTCGACGAACTGCAGCTGGCGCGCGCCGAGGCGGTCTCGCTGGGCAGCGCCCCGGAAGGTTTGATCCGCATCGACGCCCCGGCGCCGTTCGGCCGCCGCCATCTGGCGCCGGCGATTGCCGAGTTCCTGGCCGCCTATCCGGGGCTGGATGTACAGCTGCGCCTGATCGACAGCTTCGTCGACCTGCAGGGCGAGCACCTGGGACAGGTCGATCTGGTCCTGCGCATCGGCCCGCTGGCCGATACCCGCCTGGTCGCCACCGCCCTGGCGCCGATGCGGCGCATCGCCTGCGCCAGCCCGGCGTACCTGAAACGGCGCGGCACGCCGAGCGATCCGCGCCAGCTCGCCGAGCACGACGGCCTCGACTGGGACCGACTCGGCCCGCCCCACGCCTGGCGCTTCGAGGTGGCGGGACAGCTTCGCCAGATCCGCCCCACCCGCCTGCGGATGACCGCCAACAATGCCGAAACCCTGCTCTGCGGCGCCCTCGCCGGCCTGGGCATCGCCCACCTGCCGACCTGGCTGATCAGCGACCACCTGCTGCGCGGCGAGCTGCTGCCGCTGTTCTGCGATAACGGCCTGCCCGCTCCCGAGCCGAGCGGCATCTATGCCCTGCGCCTGCCGCAACCGGCCAGCTCGCGCACCCGCCTGCTGCTGGAGTTCCTGCGCCAGCGCTTCGGGCCGGCGCCGCCCTGGGACACGGCCCTTCAGGGCGGCTTTGCCGCGCGCTGA
- the efp gene encoding elongation factor P, protein MKTAQEFRAGQVAIINGAPWVIQKAEFNKSGRNSAVVKMKLKNLLNGSATETVYKADDKLEPVILERKEVTYSYFADPLYVFMDGEFNQYEIEKDDLEAVMPFIEDGMTDVCEAVFYNDKVISVDLPTTIVRQIAYTEPSVRGDTSGKVMKTARLNNGSELQVSAFCEIGDSIEIDTRTGEYKARVKA, encoded by the coding sequence ATGAAAACCGCACAAGAGTTCCGCGCCGGCCAGGTCGCCATCATCAACGGTGCTCCCTGGGTCATCCAGAAGGCCGAGTTCAACAAGTCCGGCCGCAACAGTGCCGTGGTCAAGATGAAGCTGAAGAACCTGCTCAACGGTTCCGCGACCGAGACCGTGTACAAGGCCGACGACAAGCTGGAGCCGGTAATCCTCGAGCGCAAGGAAGTGACCTACTCCTACTTTGCCGACCCGCTGTACGTGTTCATGGACGGCGAGTTCAACCAGTACGAAATCGAGAAGGACGACCTCGAAGCGGTCATGCCGTTCATCGAAGACGGCATGACCGACGTCTGCGAAGCCGTGTTCTACAACGACAAGGTCATCTCCGTCGACCTGCCGACCACCATCGTGCGCCAGATCGCCTACACCGAGCCGTCCGTACGTGGCGATACCTCCGGCAAGGTGATGAAGACCGCCCGTCTGAACAACGGCTCCGAGCTGCAGGTGTCGGCCTTCTGCGAAATCGGCGACTCCATCGAGATCGACACCCGCACCGGCGAGTACAAGGCCCGCGTCAAGGCCTGA
- a CDS encoding YebC/PmpR family DNA-binding transcriptional regulator: MGAQWKAKPKEAAANARGKIFGKLVKEIMIAARNGADPEMNPKLRLAVYQAKKASMPKDTLERAIKKGAGLSGEVVNYERTVYEGFAPHRVPVIVECLTDNLNRTVAEIRVLFRKGQLGTSGSVSWDFDHLGMIEAHPEGDADAELAAIEAGAQDFEPAEDGATLFYTEPTDLDAVCKALPEFGFTVQSANLGYKAKNPVSLSGAELEEVEAFLEALDNHDDVQNVYVGLAG, from the coding sequence ATGGGCGCCCAGTGGAAAGCCAAACCGAAAGAAGCCGCCGCCAATGCCAGGGGGAAGATCTTCGGCAAACTGGTGAAGGAAATCATGATTGCCGCACGTAACGGCGCCGATCCGGAAATGAACCCCAAGCTGCGCCTGGCCGTCTACCAGGCCAAGAAGGCGTCGATGCCCAAGGACACCCTGGAGCGCGCGATCAAGAAGGGCGCGGGCCTGTCCGGCGAGGTGGTCAACTACGAGCGCACCGTCTATGAAGGCTTCGCCCCGCACCGCGTGCCGGTGATCGTCGAGTGCCTGACCGACAACCTCAACCGCACCGTGGCGGAAATCCGCGTACTGTTCCGCAAGGGCCAGCTGGGCACCTCCGGCTCGGTGAGCTGGGACTTCGATCACCTGGGCATGATCGAGGCCCACCCCGAAGGCGACGCCGACGCCGAACTGGCCGCCATCGAGGCCGGCGCCCAGGACTTCGAGCCGGCCGAGGACGGCGCCACCCTGTTCTACACCGAGCCAACCGACCTGGACGCGGTGTGCAAGGCGCTGCCGGAGTTCGGCTTCACCGTGCAGTCCGCCAACCTCGGCTACAAGGCGAAGAATCCGGTGAGCCTGTCCGGCGCCGAACTGGAAGAGGTCGAGGCCTTCCTCGAAGCCCTCGACAACCACGACGACGTGCAGAACGTCTACGTCGGCCTGGCCGGCTGA
- a CDS encoding peptidylprolyl isomerase, which produces MAKATARHILVASEAKCLELKAAIEAGADFAQVAKDNSTCPSGRQGGDLGSFGPGQMVREFDTVVFSAPLNVVQGPVKTQFGYHLLEVTSRQD; this is translated from the coding sequence ATGGCCAAAGCCACTGCCCGTCACATCCTGGTTGCCAGCGAAGCCAAGTGCCTCGAACTGAAAGCCGCCATCGAAGCCGGCGCCGACTTCGCCCAGGTCGCCAAGGACAACTCGACCTGCCCGTCCGGCCGCCAGGGTGGCGACCTCGGCTCGTTCGGCCCGGGCCAGATGGTCCGCGAGTTCGACACCGTGGTGTTCAGCGCGCCGCTGAATGTGGTGCAGGGCCCGGTGAAGACCCAGTTCGGCTACCACCTGCTGGAAGTCACCAGCCGCCAGGACTGA
- a CDS encoding class II 3-deoxy-7-phosphoheptulonate synthase, with translation MSQPWSPDSWRTKPIQQQPDYPDAEHLARVEQTLAGYPPLVFAGEARELRRQFAEVTQGRAFLLQGGDCAESFAEFSAGKIRDTFKVLLQMAIVMTFAAGCPVVKVGRMAGQFAKPRSAGHETLDGVTLPAYRGDIVNGIGFDAASRAPDPERLLQAYHQSTATLNLLRAFAQGGFADLHQVHQWNLDFIANSALAEKYSHLADRIDETLAFMRACGLDNAPQLRETSFFTAHEALLLNYEQAFVRQDSLTGGWYDCSAHMLWIGDRTRQVDGAHVEFLRGVGNPVGVKVGPSMDTDQLLRLIDLLNPDNDPGRLNLIVRMGAGQVGEHLPRLIRAVQGEGRQVLWSCDPMHANTIKASSGYKTRDFACVLEEVKRFFQVHRAENSHAGGIHIEMTGQNVTECIGGARPITEAGLSDRYHTHCDPRLNADQSLELAFLIAETLKQARQ, from the coding sequence ATGAGCCAGCCCTGGAGCCCCGACAGCTGGAGAACCAAGCCGATCCAGCAACAACCCGACTACCCCGACGCCGAGCACCTCGCCCGGGTCGAGCAGACCCTGGCCGGCTATCCGCCGCTGGTGTTCGCCGGCGAGGCGCGCGAGCTGCGCCGCCAGTTCGCCGAAGTGACCCAGGGCCGCGCCTTCCTGCTGCAGGGCGGCGACTGCGCGGAGAGCTTCGCCGAGTTCTCCGCCGGCAAGATCCGCGACACCTTCAAGGTGCTGCTGCAGATGGCCATCGTGATGACCTTCGCCGCCGGCTGCCCGGTGGTCAAGGTCGGGCGCATGGCCGGGCAGTTCGCCAAGCCGCGCTCCGCCGGCCACGAAACCCTCGACGGCGTGACCTTGCCGGCCTACCGCGGCGACATCGTCAACGGCATCGGCTTCGACGCCGCCAGCCGCGCCCCCGATCCGGAGCGCCTGCTGCAGGCCTACCACCAGTCCACCGCGACCCTCAACCTGCTGCGCGCCTTCGCCCAGGGCGGCTTCGCCGACCTGCACCAGGTCCACCAGTGGAACCTCGACTTCATCGCCAACTCGGCGCTGGCCGAGAAGTACAGCCACCTGGCCGACCGCATCGACGAGACCCTGGCGTTCATGCGCGCCTGCGGCCTGGACAACGCGCCGCAGCTGCGCGAAACCAGTTTCTTCACCGCCCACGAGGCGCTGCTGCTCAACTACGAGCAGGCCTTCGTCCGCCAGGACAGCCTGACCGGCGGCTGGTACGACTGCTCGGCGCACATGCTGTGGATCGGCGACCGCACCCGCCAGGTCGACGGCGCCCACGTGGAGTTCCTGCGCGGCGTCGGCAACCCGGTCGGCGTCAAGGTCGGCCCGAGCATGGACACCGACCAGCTGCTGCGGCTGATCGACCTCCTCAACCCGGACAACGATCCCGGCCGCCTCAACCTGATCGTGCGCATGGGCGCCGGCCAGGTCGGCGAGCACCTGCCGCGACTGATACGCGCCGTACAGGGCGAGGGCCGCCAGGTGCTGTGGAGCTGCGATCCGATGCACGCCAACACCATCAAGGCCAGCAGCGGCTACAAGACCCGCGACTTCGCCTGCGTGCTGGAGGAGGTCAAGCGGTTCTTCCAGGTGCATCGCGCCGAGAACAGCCATGCCGGCGGCATCCACATCGAGATGACCGGGCAGAACGTCACCGAGTGCATCGGCGGCGCGCGACCGATCACCGAAGCCGGCCTGTCGGACCGCTACCACACCCACTGCGACCCGCGCCTCAACGCCGACCAGTCGCTGGAGCTGGCCTTCCTGATCGCCGAAACCCTCAAGCAGGCCCGTCAGTGA
- a CDS encoding peptidase U32 family protein: protein MSLPKHHLELLSPARDVSIAKEAILHGADAVYIGGPSFGARHNAENSVADIAGLVEFARLFHARVFVTLNTILHDDELEPARRLIHELYDAGVDALIVQDMGIMELDIPPIEIHASTQTDIRTLGKAKFLADAGFSQLVLARELNLAEIREISDSVDAAVEFFIHGALCVAFSGQCYISHAQTGRSANRGDCSQACRLPYTLKDESGAVVAYEKHLLSMKDNNQSANLRALIDAGVRSFKIEGRYKDVGYVKNITAYYRQRLDEILADRPDLARASSGRTEHFFVPDPDKTFHRGSTDYFVNDRLTDIGAFDSPKFTGLPIGEVLKVGKRDLIASTSDPLANGDGLNVLVKREVVGFRASVVELLGQSEEDGTPRWQYRVEPNEMPEELKRLRPNHPLNRNLDHNWQQALQKTSAERRVGVNWRAELSAGRVTLTATSEEGVSASASFDGAFGAANKPEQAREQLRDLLSQLGNTVYHADGVEIAAAEMPFVPNSQLKALRREVVEALTAARLAVHPRGSRKPVSVPPPVYPESHLSFLANVYNAKARAFYQRYGVQLIDAAYEAHEETGEVPVMITKHCLRFSFNLCPKQAKGYTGVRTKVAPMQLVHGDEVLTLKFDCKPCEMHVIGKIKGHILNLPQPGSQASIVAEISPEDLLKTIKRQPLH from the coding sequence ATGTCTCTACCCAAGCACCACCTGGAACTGCTCAGTCCCGCGCGGGATGTCTCCATCGCCAAGGAGGCCATCCTGCATGGCGCCGATGCCGTGTACATCGGCGGCCCCAGTTTCGGTGCGCGGCACAATGCCGAGAACAGCGTGGCCGATATCGCCGGGCTGGTGGAGTTCGCCCGCCTGTTCCATGCGCGGGTGTTCGTCACCCTCAACACCATCCTCCACGACGACGAGCTGGAGCCGGCACGCCGGCTGATCCACGAACTGTACGACGCCGGCGTCGATGCGCTGATCGTGCAGGACATGGGGATCATGGAGCTGGACATCCCGCCCATCGAGATCCACGCCAGCACCCAGACCGATATCCGCACCCTGGGCAAGGCGAAATTCCTCGCCGACGCCGGCTTCTCCCAGCTGGTGCTGGCCCGCGAGCTGAACCTTGCGGAAATCCGCGAGATCAGCGACAGCGTCGACGCCGCGGTGGAGTTCTTCATCCACGGCGCGCTGTGCGTGGCCTTCTCCGGGCAGTGCTACATCTCCCACGCGCAGACCGGGCGCAGCGCCAACCGCGGCGACTGCTCGCAGGCCTGCCGCCTGCCCTACACCCTCAAGGACGAGAGCGGCGCGGTGGTGGCCTACGAGAAGCACCTGCTGTCGATGAAGGACAACAACCAGAGCGCCAACCTGCGCGCACTGATCGACGCCGGGGTGCGCTCGTTCAAGATCGAGGGCCGCTACAAGGATGTCGGCTACGTGAAGAACATCACCGCCTACTACCGCCAGCGCCTCGACGAGATCCTCGCCGACCGCCCGGACCTGGCGCGCGCCTCCAGCGGGCGCACCGAGCACTTCTTCGTGCCCGACCCGGACAAGACCTTCCACCGCGGCAGCACCGACTACTTCGTCAACGACCGCCTGACCGACATCGGCGCCTTCGACTCGCCCAAATTCACCGGCCTGCCGATCGGCGAGGTGCTCAAGGTCGGCAAGCGCGACCTGATCGCCAGCACCAGCGACCCGCTGGCCAACGGCGACGGCCTCAACGTGCTGGTCAAGCGCGAGGTGGTGGGCTTCCGCGCCAGCGTGGTCGAGCTGCTCGGGCAGAGCGAGGAGGACGGCACACCGCGCTGGCAGTACCGCGTCGAGCCCAACGAGATGCCGGAAGAACTTAAGCGCCTGCGCCCGAACCATCCGCTCAACCGCAACCTCGACCACAACTGGCAGCAGGCGCTGCAGAAGACTTCCGCCGAGCGGCGCGTCGGCGTGAACTGGCGGGCCGAGCTGAGTGCCGGGCGCGTCACCCTGACCGCCACCAGCGAGGAGGGCGTGAGCGCCTCGGCCAGCTTCGACGGCGCCTTCGGCGCAGCCAACAAGCCGGAGCAGGCCCGCGAGCAGCTGCGCGACCTGCTGAGTCAGCTGGGCAACACCGTCTATCACGCCGACGGCGTGGAGATCGCCGCCGCCGAGATGCCCTTCGTGCCCAACTCGCAGCTCAAGGCGCTGCGCCGCGAGGTCGTCGAGGCACTCACCGCCGCGCGCCTGGCGGTGCATCCGCGCGGCAGCCGCAAGCCGGTCAGCGTGCCGCCGCCGGTCTATCCGGAGTCGCACCTGAGCTTCCTGGCCAACGTCTACAACGCCAAGGCGCGCGCCTTCTACCAGCGCTACGGCGTGCAGCTGATCGACGCAGCCTACGAGGCCCACGAGGAGACCGGCGAGGTGCCGGTGATGATCACCAAGCACTGCTTGCGCTTCTCTTTCAACCTGTGCCCCAAGCAGGCCAAGGGCTACACCGGGGTGCGCACCAAGGTCGCGCCGATGCAGCTGGTGCATGGCGACGAGGTGCTGACCCTGAAGTTCGACTGCAAGCCGTGCGAGATGCACGTGATCGGCAAGATCAAGGGCCATATCCTCAACCTGCCGCAGCCGGGCAGCCAGGCGAGCATCGTCGCCGAGATCAGCCCCGAGGACCTGCTCAAGACCATCAAGCGCCAGCCGCTGCACTGA
- a CDS encoding zinc ribbon domain-containing protein YjdM has translation MSTLPPCPQCNSEYTYEDGALLVCPECGHEWSADAGTETGEGDKVIRDSVGNVLSDGDTVTVIKDLKVKGSSLVVKVGTKVKGIRLCDGDHDIDCKIDGIGAMKLKSEFVKKV, from the coding sequence ATGAGCACCCTGCCGCCCTGCCCGCAGTGCAATTCCGAATACACCTACGAGGACGGCGCGCTGCTGGTCTGCCCGGAGTGCGGCCACGAGTGGTCGGCAGATGCCGGCACCGAGACCGGCGAAGGCGACAAGGTGATCCGCGACTCGGTCGGCAACGTGCTGAGCGACGGCGACACCGTCACCGTGATCAAGGACCTCAAGGTCAAGGGCTCCTCCCTGGTGGTCAAGGTCGGCACCAAGGTCAAGGGCATCCGCCTGTGCGACGGCGACCACGACATCGACTGCAAGATCGATGGCATCGGCGCGATGAAGCTCAAGTCCGAGTTCGTCAAGAAGGTCTGA
- a CDS encoding spermidine synthase produces the protein MGDYRQLAEIHDDHGVIRVVEAGDYRFLEFGDEVEQSCSYRPDPAWLEYDYTRAMLLGALLPARCERALFLGLGGGSLTMACLKWLPLRAAEAVELRPAVPALAREFMGLADDPRLQIRIGDARSQLAECAPADVIFLDLYTDTGPAAAHIAWGFLQACRARLRPGGWLVINQWSATDGKPLGAPLLRGLFRHSYWECPVCEGNVILYVPADEAQTLNPAALRERARSLETRLGYSLEGYVAHLRPAS, from the coding sequence ATGGGCGACTATCGCCAGCTGGCGGAAATACACGACGACCACGGGGTGATCCGCGTGGTGGAGGCCGGCGACTACCGCTTCCTCGAATTCGGCGACGAGGTCGAGCAGAGCTGCAGCTACCGGCCCGATCCGGCCTGGCTGGAGTACGACTACACCCGCGCTATGCTGCTCGGCGCGCTGCTTCCTGCGCGCTGCGAGCGGGCGCTGTTTCTCGGCCTGGGCGGCGGCAGCCTGACCATGGCCTGCCTGAAATGGCTGCCGCTGCGCGCGGCCGAGGCGGTCGAGCTGCGTCCGGCGGTGCCGGCGCTGGCTCGCGAGTTCATGGGGCTGGCCGACGATCCGCGGCTGCAGATCCGCATCGGCGATGCGCGCAGCCAGCTGGCCGAGTGCGCGCCGGCGGACGTGATCTTCCTCGATCTCTACACCGACACCGGGCCGGCCGCCGCGCACATCGCCTGGGGCTTCCTGCAGGCCTGCCGCGCGCGGCTGCGCCCCGGCGGCTGGCTGGTGATCAATCAGTGGAGCGCTACCGACGGCAAGCCGCTGGGCGCGCCGCTGCTGCGCGGACTGTTCCGCCACAGCTACTGGGAGTGCCCGGTCTGCGAGGGCAACGTGATCCTCTATGTGCCGGCCGACGAGGCCCAGACCCTCAATCCGGCGGCGCTGCGCGAGCGCGCCCGCAGCCTGGAAACCCGGCTGGGCTACAGCCTGGAAGGCTATGTAGCGCACCTGCGCCCGGCCAGCTGA
- the earP gene encoding elongation factor P maturation arginine rhamnosyltransferase EarP codes for MARWDIFCSVVDNYGDIGVTWRLARQLVAEHGQQVRLWVDEPGAFVPLCPGADSLADRQWQQGVEVCRWGEPWAAVEPAEVVVEAFACRLPAAYEAALGACRPLPLWVNLEYLSAEDWVEDCHGLASPQANGLAKYFWFPGFTARTGGLLRERELLVRRDAWQADAEGRRAFLAGLGVEWRGERLVSLFAYEQPRLEAWLELLAAGEPTLLLVPEGRVLGDVRRWAGEDLACGALCTRGALTVRVIPFVSQDDYDRLLWSCDLNAVRGEDSFVRAQWAGRPFIWHIYPQEESAHLDKLEAFMARYLATAEPALAQALRDLWRTWNAAPEADASLAASWAQLQAQAADWQRHARSWCAELASRPDLATGLVLFYTGSLE; via the coding sequence ATGGCGCGTTGGGACATTTTCTGCAGTGTGGTGGACAACTACGGCGACATCGGGGTGACCTGGCGGCTGGCCCGTCAGCTGGTGGCCGAGCACGGCCAGCAGGTGCGCCTGTGGGTCGATGAGCCGGGGGCCTTCGTGCCGCTGTGTCCGGGGGCCGATTCGCTGGCCGACCGTCAGTGGCAGCAGGGTGTCGAGGTGTGTCGCTGGGGCGAGCCTTGGGCGGCGGTCGAGCCGGCCGAGGTGGTGGTCGAGGCCTTTGCCTGCCGCTTGCCGGCGGCCTACGAGGCGGCGCTGGGGGCGTGCCGGCCGCTGCCGCTGTGGGTGAATCTCGAGTACCTGAGCGCCGAGGACTGGGTCGAGGACTGCCATGGACTGGCCTCGCCGCAGGCCAACGGGCTGGCCAAGTACTTCTGGTTTCCCGGCTTCACCGCGCGCACCGGCGGGCTGCTGCGCGAGCGGGAGCTGCTGGTGCGCCGCGATGCCTGGCAGGCGGATGCCGAAGGGCGCCGCGCCTTTCTCGCCGGACTGGGCGTCGAGTGGCGCGGTGAGCGGCTGGTCTCGCTGTTCGCCTACGAGCAGCCGCGGCTGGAGGCATGGCTGGAGCTGCTGGCGGCCGGCGAGCCGACCCTGTTGCTGGTGCCGGAGGGGCGGGTGCTGGGCGATGTACGGCGTTGGGCAGGCGAGGATCTGGCGTGCGGTGCGCTCTGTACGCGCGGCGCCCTGACGGTGCGGGTGATTCCTTTCGTCAGTCAGGACGACTACGACCGCCTGCTGTGGAGCTGCGACCTCAACGCGGTGCGCGGCGAGGATTCCTTCGTGCGCGCGCAGTGGGCCGGGCGGCCGTTCATCTGGCACATCTACCCGCAGGAGGAGAGCGCCCATCTGGACAAGCTCGAGGCCTTCATGGCGCGCTACTTGGCGACGGCCGAGCCGGCGCTGGCGCAGGCGCTGCGCGATCTGTGGCGGACCTGGAACGCGGCGCCGGAGGCCGATGCGAGCCTGGCAGCGAGCTGGGCGCAGCTGCAGGCACAGGCTGCGGACTGGCAACGACACGCGCGAAGCTGGTGCGCCGAGCTGGCCTCCCGCCCGGATCTTGCGACGGGGCTGGTGCTTTTTTACACAGGTTCGTTAGAATAG
- a CDS encoding GNAT family N-acetyltransferase, giving the protein MPARLLLRPVHADDLARVAAFAQTPEELYYLAPRARFPLDAAQLADSIAQRSDSNVICRGDEVLGFANIYKREGTACYVGNVVVAPQARRQGVARFLMEGMAQLAAARHAAREVRVSCFNGNTAGLLLYARLGYTPFALEERSDWQGRPIVLLHLRRPCA; this is encoded by the coding sequence ATGCCCGCTCGCCTGCTCCTGCGCCCTGTCCACGCGGACGATCTGGCGCGCGTTGCTGCCTTCGCGCAGACGCCCGAGGAACTCTACTACCTCGCTCCGCGCGCCCGCTTCCCGCTGGATGCCGCGCAACTGGCTGACAGCATCGCCCAGCGCAGCGACTCCAACGTGATCTGCCGGGGCGACGAGGTGCTCGGTTTCGCCAATATCTACAAGCGCGAAGGCACCGCCTGCTACGTCGGCAACGTCGTGGTAGCGCCACAGGCGCGCCGCCAGGGCGTCGCACGCTTTCTGATGGAAGGCATGGCGCAACTGGCCGCCGCCCGGCATGCCGCCCGCGAAGTACGGGTCTCCTGCTTCAACGGCAACACCGCCGGCCTGCTGCTGTATGCCCGCCTCGGCTACACCCCCTTTGCCCTGGAAGAGCGCAGCGACTGGCAGGGCCGCCCCATCGTGCTGCTCCACCTGCGCCGCCCCTGCGCCTGA
- a CDS encoding CAP domain-containing protein, which yields MLSASFVAGLAALSLGLSCGAVAAGEEAQLLGALNAYRAQVQSCAGEAAGELPPLSADPRLIQPAGVVGDLQAALSRSGYPMVDAQAITLSGPRDAPAAMEMLRQSFCQVVLAPQYVDVGIHHVGRDWRVVLARPLLGGKLGDWQAEGRKLLDAVNAARAQARQCGSQPFAAAAPLSWSEVLGAAAQGHSRAMANGNFFAHQDRDGYTPSDRAELAGYQGRQVGENIAAALDGASRVVDGWLASPAHCANLMNPQFSELGAAYAVDPKSAAGIYWTALFGAP from the coding sequence ATGCTGAGTGCATCATTCGTCGCGGGACTGGCCGCGCTGTCCCTGGGGCTGTCGTGTGGCGCCGTTGCGGCCGGCGAGGAGGCGCAGCTGCTCGGGGCGCTCAACGCCTACCGGGCGCAGGTGCAGAGCTGCGCCGGCGAGGCGGCCGGCGAGCTGCCGCCGCTGAGCGCCGATCCCCGGCTGATCCAGCCGGCCGGTGTGGTCGGCGACCTGCAGGCGGCGCTGAGTCGCAGCGGCTATCCGATGGTGGACGCCCAGGCGATCACCCTGTCCGGGCCGCGCGATGCGCCGGCGGCGATGGAGATGCTGCGGCAGAGCTTTTGCCAGGTGGTGCTGGCGCCGCAGTACGTGGATGTCGGCATCCACCATGTCGGGCGCGACTGGCGTGTGGTGCTGGCCCGCCCGCTGCTCGGCGGCAAGCTGGGCGACTGGCAGGCCGAGGGCCGCAAGCTACTCGATGCCGTCAACGCCGCCCGCGCGCAGGCGCGCCAGTGCGGCAGCCAGCCGTTCGCCGCCGCTGCGCCGCTGAGCTGGAGCGAGGTGCTCGGCGCCGCCGCGCAGGGCCACAGCCGCGCCATGGCCAACGGCAATTTCTTCGCCCACCAGGACCGCGACGGCTATACCCCGAGCGACCGCGCCGAGCTGGCCGGATACCAGGGCCGGCAGGTCGGCGAAAACATCGCCGCCGCGCTGGATGGCGCGAGCCGGGTGGTTGACGGTTGGCTGGCCAGCCCCGCGCACTGTGCCAACCTGATGAACCCGCAGTTCAGCGAGCTGGGCGCCGCCTACGCCGTCGATCCGAAAAGCGCAGCCGGCATTTACTGGACGGCGCTGTTCGGCGCGCCCTGA
- a CDS encoding cell division protein ZapA, whose amino-acid sequence MKESGVRVLNILGRDYSIKVSASEEETLQQAASLLRERLDESQQRFPGAGGHELLVLTALNLCVPLLKQGEQLREAEQRLVATAQRIARQLQA is encoded by the coding sequence ATGAAGGAGAGCGGCGTTCGTGTCCTGAACATTCTCGGGCGCGACTACTCGATCAAGGTGTCCGCCAGCGAGGAGGAGACCCTGCAACAGGCCGCCTCCCTGCTGCGCGAGCGTCTCGACGAGAGCCAGCAGCGTTTTCCCGGTGCCGGCGGTCACGAGCTGCTGGTGCTCACCGCGCTGAACCTGTGCGTCCCGCTGCTCAAGCAGGGCGAGCAGTTGCGCGAGGCGGAGCAGCGCCTGGTCGCCACCGCGCAGCGCATCGCCCGGCAGTTGCAGGCCTGA
- a CDS encoding sulfite exporter TauE/SafE family protein — MLLEVGLGMLLGVLGGVFGIGGGLLAIPALGLLGLDQQLAQGTALVMVVPNVMLALWRYHQRNRIDWRHGLLLGLSSLLLAWGGARFAVGLDAGAMRLAFVAFLLALALWNGLQLWLQPTAAVPKRLPSAGLVLLGGGCGLLGGLFGVGGAVLATPILTLLFGLSQVVAQGLALALALPGTLVTLLTYAGHGQVDWASGLPLALGGLLSISWGVRLAHRLPARRLRAWFALFLVGCALLLALKG, encoded by the coding sequence ATGCTGCTGGAGGTGGGGCTGGGAATGCTGCTGGGCGTGCTCGGCGGCGTGTTCGGCATCGGCGGCGGCCTGCTGGCGATTCCGGCGCTGGGCCTGCTCGGCCTCGACCAGCAACTGGCCCAGGGCACGGCGCTGGTGATGGTGGTGCCCAACGTGATGCTGGCGCTGTGGCGCTACCACCAGCGCAACCGGATCGACTGGCGCCATGGGCTGCTGCTGGGGCTGTCGTCGCTGCTGCTGGCGTGGGGCGGTGCGCGCTTCGCGGTCGGTCTGGATGCGGGAGCGATGCGCCTGGCCTTCGTCGCGTTCCTGCTGGCGCTGGCGCTGTGGAACGGCCTGCAGCTCTGGCTGCAGCCGACGGCGGCCGTCCCGAAGCGCCTGCCATCTGCTGGGCTGGTCCTGCTCGGCGGCGGCTGCGGACTGCTGGGCGGCCTGTTCGGGGTGGGCGGCGCGGTGCTCGCCACGCCGATCCTGACCCTGCTGTTCGGCTTGAGTCAGGTGGTGGCACAGGGGCTGGCGCTGGCTTTGGCGCTGCCCGGCACCCTGGTGACCCTGCTCACCTATGCCGGCCACGGCCAGGTCGACTGGGCCAGTGGCCTGCCGCTGGCGCTCGGCGGGCTGCTCAGCATCAGCTGGGGCGTGCGGCTCGCCCACCGGTTGCCGGCGCGCCGCTTGCGCGCATGGTTCGCGCTGTTCCTGGTCGGCTGCGCCCTGCTGCTGGCGCTGAAGGGCTGA